Proteins co-encoded in one Rattus rattus isolate New Zealand chromosome 5, Rrattus_CSIRO_v1, whole genome shotgun sequence genomic window:
- the Asip gene encoding agouti-signaling protein: MDVTRLLLATLVGFLCFLTVHSHLVFEETLGDDRSLKSNSSINSLDFSSVSIVALNKKSKKISRKEAEKRKRSSKKKASMKKVARPPPPSPCVATRDSCKPPAPACCDPCASCQCRFFGSACSCRVLNPNC; this comes from the exons ATGGATGTCACCCGCCTACTCCTGGCCACTCTCGTGGGCTTCCTGTGCTTCCTCACCGTCCACAGCCACCTGGTATTCGAGGAGACGCTTGGAGATGACAGGAGTCTGAAGAGCAACTCTTCCATCAACTCACTGGATTTCTCCTCTGTTTCCATCGTGG CACTGAACAAGAAATCCAAGAAGATCAGCAGAAAAGAAGCGGAGAAGCGGAAGAGGTCTTCCAAG AAAAAGGCTTCGATGAAGAAGGTGGCACGGCCCCCGCCACCTTCGCCTTGCGTGGCCACCCGCGACAGCTGCAAGCCGCCTGCGCCCGCCTGCTGCGACCCGTGCGCCTCCTGCCAGTGCCGTTTCTTCGGCAGCGCCTGCTCCTGCCGCGTGCTCAACCCCAACTGTTGA